The Zymoseptoria tritici IPO323 chromosome 4, whole genome shotgun sequence genome includes the window GGATTCCAGGCTCTGTATCATCGATGCCTACAAAAATGCTCGGCTCAAAAGTCATGGGTCGCGTTTCCTTTTCCTCAACAACTGCCTATCTTTTCTCTCCATATCCAAATCGCCGCAGATCTGCGAATTCTCTATCCGAGATCTTTCTTTCATCTGGTATGAATCTGAGATGTCATCCGTCCACAAAACCCACCTTGGCGCCGCGCTTCGTCTATACATGCGCCTCCATAACGTCTTCTAGAGCATTTCTTTGATTGAGGTTTCCTGATGCGTCCGAATCGATGCTCTCAGTTCCCCTTGTTTTTCCGCTCTTCAATTCTAGCAAGGCGAGCTGCTTTGACGAGCGGTGCGAGAGTGGCCAGCGGCTCAGCGGTCTGGATGAACGCGTGCTGTGGAGAAGTCAGTCGTCCGTCATCAAGCACAAGTGCAATTAAACTCACCTTCAACAAATCATGCGCCGACGCTCTCTTCTCCGGGTCGACCTTCAGCGCAAACGCCAGAAAGTCTCGGAACACAGGCGTCAAATTGTGCTCTTCCTTGATTGCGGGCGTTCCATTCGTGGCGATCAAGTAGAGCGCGCGCAGTGGCGATTCGGTCAGATAAGGAGGCTCACCCTCAATCATCTCGATCGCCATGATACCCAAGGACCAGATGTCGATTTTTCGTCCGTACTCTTTTCGCGTCACAACTTCCGGAGCCATCCAGTAGGGTGTTCCGACCATGGTCGTGCGCTTCATGTGCGACTCATTGATCTGTGCACAGAAGCCAAAATCGGTCAATTTGATGCTGCCTTCCATCGATAGCAGGATGTTGTCCGATTTGATGTCGCGGTGAATCACGCCTTTCGAGTGCAGGAATTGCAGTCCGTGGAGTGTCTCGCGGCAGACGGCCGATATTTGTCCCTCGGACATCATGTTGAATGTGACAACATCCGTCAAGCTGCCACCCTCCATGTACTCCATCACCACCCAAAGGTCGCCCTTGACGAGGAAGCTGTCCATGAAGTTGACCACATTCTTATGCTTGCTGTCCTTCATGACCAGAATCTCGTTGATGATCAGATCCTTCTTCGGTTGTTGTTCCAGATTCATCTGCTTGATCGCTACACACTTGTTGGTGCCCAACTCGTAGGCCGTGTAGACACCTCCTGAAGCGCCCTGTCCGATCTTGATCAGGTTACGATACTTTTTCGTCGGGTCTGCTGCGTTGCAAATGTTCTGAAGCCGTGTGACAACCTCTGCATTGGTGATTGATTGGCGAGGTCGCTGTCTGGGTCGCGGTGCTGGTCCCAATCGAGGATCCACTGCTGCGGGATGCGGCACTTGTCGAGATTCGTTCAGAGGTGGGAGGTTCGTGATCGGCGGCTGGAATCCAGGATTTGGTTGTTGCCTCTGGGATTGCGACCTCTCTAGTGTCGTCTGCTTCATCTGCTGCTGAGCAGCTTTCATAGCCTGCTCCTGCTGGTGTTGATATTGCTGTGGCGACGATACGGGAGCTTGAGGTTGATATTGCTGTGATGGTCCAGTGTTTGCGCGACTGCGCGACTGTGGCGAATTTGAGTTGGACGAGACATCATTGATCGTAGGAGGCGCGTATCTCACTGCAGGCAGTCCATCATCAGTTCGCGGATACTCACGTTGAGCATTTGGAGCGGGCGGTGCAGCTCTTTGCGGTACGAGGCTCGCTGATTGACTTCCTGGCGGTTTCGGCGCTGGTCGCAAGGGCAGCATGCCACCGTTGGACTGGGAAACGgcacgagaaggaggcaTGCCAAGACCCTGGCTCATACCACCCGGTACTGGTGGCGGCGCTCTGGGGTTTTCGAAGCTTTCTTGGCCATTCTTAGGGAATCGCGGACTAGCCGGTGGGCTTCCAATATACCCGCCAGGACTGGCGCCGTTCTGATTATATCCTTGAGGACCCAGCGACTGTGGGCTATCATGCGGATGTGCATTGTCGAATTTGTGATATGTGTAGTCATCGCTCCCTGTGTCTCCAGCGTTCTCGTTGAAGAATGTCACAACGTCGATGATAGCCTGTGGGTTCTTCCTCTGCTCCTGCTCGGTGATGCCATTGGCTTGCAGTGTTCTCTGCCACTCTTTGGGTAGACCCTATTCCATCATCAGCAATTCGTCCTTGATATGCTCATCAATATATCATCACTACTCACCGTGAACTCTCCAGTCTCCTGATCATAGCCAACATGCGTCACATGCACAGGGTTCTCCGGAGCTGAGATTGTTGGCTTCCGCGGCGCACCAACGAGATTATTCATGAAGCTCGAAAATccactcttcttcttcccactCTTGCTATCCTTGGCCTCATCGCTGTATCTCTGTCGCGGACTCCGCATACCGCTGGGCTCCGCCCGCGGTGCTGTGAGATCGTCCATCCGCCGCCCTGTCGCCGCCAAGCTCTGTGACAGGCTCGCGGCGGGACTGGCGGCTGCAGAGTTTTGCGAGGAGCCGTATGCGTAGGGTTTGTTGGGAATCTGTGCCGGCTGCTGGAAAGCGGGATGGGGTGGTTGCGCGGCAGGCGGTTGCAATGAGCTGAAATCGGTTTGGTATGGGACGgcgttgatgttgttgagcACAGCTGCGGAGTCGAAGCGCTGGCCCAGTAGATCAGTCGAGGTCTTGTGGTTCAAGGACCAGCGTGACTGTGGTGCCGTCGGTCGATGTCCTTCGAAGGAGCGGTTGGATCGCGAGGCGGCGTATGTGTCGGGCTGCTGATGAACAATGGCGGAGCTGGGCTGTGAATCGGCGTGGTGGTACGGAGCTGTCGGCGTGACCGAGATGGAGGGGCGTGGGGCGGTGGtctcggcggaggcggcggtggcggagaagTGGCCGGGATTGTGATGTGGAGAGCGAGAGTTGCCTTTCTTGAGAGGCATTCTGGAGGTTGTTTGTCGTCGCGCGCAGTGGAGAGTAAGGTTCCCGTCTCAGTGCCAAGAACGGCTGGCTGTGAACTGAGGGGCGCGGAAAGGGAAGTCGAAGGAAGCTCACACGAACGAACAAGCACAGGACAATCGATTCGACGAAATGGCAGAAATCCGAGCGCGCAAGGAAGGGTTTCCGAGGTGACCACTGCGCACACTCTGCGCTGTGGCCTCTGATCGAGCCGTGGACGTGATACCGTTCTTGGAACGACACAACATCCTGGTTCCGGTTACAGGAGCCCCACCCTATCAGTGAGTGGTGACTTGTCCTGCACGATATCGACCGAGACGACGAGCACGGCACACGGCGAACACGCTACGAGACGGTGCACATGTGTCGCGACCATGGACTTTGACCACTTTGAGACCAACTGGCGATCACCTGGATGGAATGCTTCAATATACTCGACACCGAGGACGGCCCATAGGAGAACAATGCCCGTGACTCGAATTGCGCGCAGAAAGCGGGTGGGAATCACAGATCGAGCTCCGATCGGTCAGTCTATGTGCACGATAGCAGAAATCGTTACGCATTACAACCAAGAACAAATGCTTTCCAAAGCCAAGTCAACAATGAACCACCAGTTTTCCTCTTCAGTACCCCACTCCTCACAGAACGACACAGTGTCACGGCATGGAATTGTCAATCTGGCCGGAAAACAGCACATTGCAGACCAGGATCCCCCGGCTTCCCACTCCAGCGCTGTGTTCGCCCAAGCCGTCCTTCCCCGTAGCAAGGCCCAAACGCCGGCAGACGATGCGATATGCGAGGGAGTATGACAGCGCAACGCTTTTGCATCCCTCTACCGACTCCGCTGGTCGTGGTTATTGTCAACGCAGGTCCCGTAGCCGAAGACAGGTTCTGACTGCATAATCTCTTCCCTTGCCACGCGTCGAACCAGACTGCCGAAGTTGCTCTGCCGTCGCCTCCACAACTCGCATCAGAAGTCCACAATTTCACATTGCAGCAGCCATCCGCCCGTGACACGCTGTCGACAGCTCACGCTTCCACCGTTCAGCGCCACGATGCGCTCCGGCTTCCAGAGTTCAGCCCAGTATGCATGTCTAAACGCCGTGAGCAGACACTGCATTCGTGGACTTGTCACATGTAGATTGTCTACCGAGGGTTGCCGAATAAGATGCACTCCATCGTTGAACACAGACCTGAAGATCTTGCGCACGTGAGGCTGGACGATCCCAACCGCAGGCTCAACGTCTGCAGACTGTCATGAAGATAGGGTCCTGGTGACATCGACACTGGTGTTGAGGATGGATGCTCACTTGTGTTTCTGGTCATTACTGTATCACCACTGACAGATCTCAATGGAGCAGGCGATGACGTTGCACTATCATTATACTACATAACATACGTCGCTAGTATAGTCCTGCTCATACTTCGGCGTCGATGAGTCTCAGCGGTAAAAGTCTCCCGGATCACCATCGTTCCCAGCCGAGGGCGTCGCCTGCTGTTGCGGCTGATAGGGCTGATAAGCCTGATACGGCGCACTTCCCGCCGATGGCATACCAGGCGCTGATGGCACACCCGGTGGCGGCGCGCTGGGCTGTTGTGGCGGCGCATGCTGGCCATCTGGCTGTGCGGAGTACATACTCGTGGGCGATTCGAAACTTTGCGTTCGTTGTCGGTGTGGCATGGTGTGCTCGGCAGGCTGTTGCTGTAGCTGTGGAGGGGCGTGTTGGGGTTGCGGTGGTGGCGCTTGCTGTGCTTGGACTGGCGGTGCTTGTTGAGACTGGACGTACGCATTGTAGGCTTGGTCTTGACCTGGCGGCTGCTGGGCGTGTGCAGAGGGATATGAGTGCCTGTTGTCGGTGGGAGACTCATAGCCGCTGGTAGCGAGCTCTTGCGGGTTACCACTGTTGAGGGTGTGAATGCTGTTCGGTCGAATCTGTCCTTGAAAGGCTTGCGCAGCGTTGTATGGATCGCTAGGTCCACGGCCAGGAGCATCATGTGGGCTAGGCTTGCGTCGGATCTCGTTGCCAGTTGGTGGCGCCATACCGCCCGGAAGGAAGTGGAACGGAGCAGGGCCGTTCTGTGTGGGTGGCGGTCCATTTTGCTGCGGGTACGGAGCTGCGAAGGGAGGGCTCGGACCTGATGCATCCGCTGGTGGCGGTGAGAAGTAACGTTGCGTGTCTTGCTGCGGTGGCATACGCTGCTGATGTTGCTGGCCGAAGGGCTGGGGTGTCTGATATCCTTGTGAAGGAGGCGGGCCCTGCTGATAAGGCTGTGATGCTGGCTGCTGTGGGCCTCCGTATGGAGTCGGGTGTTGTGGTGGGTAGTGCTGTGGTTGTCGAGCCCGAATGGGatattgctgctgctgatacTGAGGCTGAGACATGGACGATTCCAGCAGTGCTTCGTAATCTCGCCGCGCCTTGATGAACTTTTCGTTCAGCTGTGTGAAGTCGTCTGACAGCTTGTTAGCAAGTGCAATCTACAAGAACGCCAGACTTGAACTTACCCTTCTTTTGCGAATACCTGGCTATTAGCTCAATGAGCTTTGGCCGGATGCTCAGAGTGCGCTGATACAATTCGCtgatctcttcctcctcgcgctcGCCTCGCCGTCCGCCGgcctcgccgccgacgctGAGCAACGCCAACAGCTTCTCCACATTCTTGACCTCGCCGAATACCTCCGACTCCATCTGCGCATCGCGCTCCATCTCGTCTTTTGTGGGGTCCTGTAGCTTCTCAACGTAGTTGAGCGGGAAGATACCAGTCTGTCCGCGCAAGCTGCCCTTCCACCAGTCCTTGTAAACCGATTCCAACACAGCGATGATATCGTTCTTGCGGAAAGCCAGCTCGCCCGCCTCGGTTGGTGTGAAGTCGTACAGAGCACGCACCCTGCTGACAGTCGCAGCTGTCGTCCCCTGTGGTTGTGCAGGTTGCGACTGAGCTGcttgctgctgttgcggctgctgctgaacATTGCTCGTGCCAGCATCGCTCGCTCCTTTGTCCTTGATACTCAATGCCAAAGCCAACTGAagctcttcgtcctcttTCCTCCTGTCATCGCTGCTGATCTCTTTCTTCACTGGCTTACTCGGCGGTAGCAAACTTGGTTGCTGCATCCTCAGCTTCCCGTATGCCTGCTCCATGATGCCCAAGTCTGGCGACGACCGAAACTCCTCCGTCCAGGCacccatcctctccatcaccTTCTGTTTGACCTGCGCATGAGTATTGCGATCGGCGGCGAGTCGGAGTAGCGCATCCGTGAAGGCCTTCGAAGCGAGTTCGCGGTGTAGAGGAGCTCCGCAGTTTTGCGACAAGGCATTCGCCAGCTCAAGGGTATATAGTTGAACATTGGCGTTGCGATGTGCTAAGCGTTTGATGATGGAGGCTACGGCCTGGGACGGTCCAGAGGAGTCGGCAGATACTCGATCGCATACATCGAGAATGAACTCCCAGTTCTCGCTCGTGAGGTTCTCGTCGGTCGCTTTGACGACTGTGTCGAAAGTCAGTAATGCTGCCTGGAGCCTTGCGCGGCCTCGAGGTTCAAGACCATTGACTTGCCTGCCTCGTCAAGCGGACTTGCTTGCGTGCGAAACATCCTGGTACAATACGCTCTCAAGGTTTGATTGCTGGATGTCAAGAGCAAAAGAAGGTGTGTAGGAACTACGCTTGGTCGAAGTTCAGGTCTAAGTGAAGGCACATGTGACGCTGTCTGGGATGCTTCTTAGCCCCGCGAGGTGGCGTCGTAGACCCAACTCTAAAAGTTTAAATATTTGGAGGCCTCGACTGGGACCTCACTCGCCAACGGCGATGAAGAGGCAATCAACTGGTCTGGCACGGTGAATCATATAGCAGAGCCGCAGGCGGTCCTTGCCATTGGCAAGATTTATCCATCATTCGCAGAACTCCCACGACGCCGGCCTACGAGAACGATGAACATGGATTGTGGAGCCGCAGAGGTGTTTACCCATGTCCTGCTGCGCCATGAACTGACGTTGCATACACGcaccgacgacgatgcgTCTTACTTCGGAGCAGACTTCCGCTCGATGATCGCTCCAAATGATTGACGCGTACCAGATCAGCTTTTTCCTACACTTCTCGCCAGTCCGCAAGAAACTTCAGCCTCGCCTTACACTCGTCCCAACCATGCTTCGCCTCGAGTCGACGTATTGCTGCAGCGTCTCCTCCTTCCACAGCCCGGTCCTCACGCTCACTCCAAATGCCCGACACATCATGCGGTAAGCCTGTGCCGCCTTTTTCGCCGAGCAGAACCAGCTCTGCCAAGTCAGGGCGCATCGATGTGCACAGCATCGCACGCATACTGGCCTCGTTGTTGTAGCCACGAACCTCCTGCGTTGCAATCCATTCGTCGAGTTTGTCAGCGATCTGCTCAGGATCGCCGGTCAGAGCTTGAGACTCGACGGTCCTGCCTGGTCTAACTTTGTGTTTCGTTGCTGGCTTTGCTGGGATTTGAGAGTCCTCAGAGGAGTCGTCGTCAagatcatcgtcgtcgtccgaaAGTGGGAGCGCAACGTTCAGGTCGGCATACTGCGTCTGAGCATCAAGAATGTCCTGTGTATCCAACGGACGGCTCGAAGTGGCCTTCATTCCTTCAGCTGGCACTTTTGCGTATTCTTCATCGTCAAAAATGTCAGACGCAGAGGGCGATGGAATCTCAAGATCAAGCTCTTGAGACCCGAAGTCGACAATTTCCTGCGTCTCGAGAGCATGTCCCCTTCTTTGCGGCGTTTCGTGACCCTGCTGAAGTGGCTTGGTGGCGCTAGAGCTTTGATAAGGGGAGCTGAGAACGGCAGAAGATAGCGAAATGACTTCAGGGTTGAGGTATCTCTCGTCCCTGTCGTGATGCTCTGTCGAGCGCGCCGGGGGTCCATCTTGTTCTCCCTCCACTGATGAGGTGAAAGTGAATCCACCGTCAGGCTCCGGAATTCTGAGATCGATCTCATCTTCGTTATCAGGATATGTCTGTTGTAGGGTCTGatcaccatcttcttcgtcttcagcCATGTCATCGTCAGATCGCTCGCCGTCAGCGAATGTGTACTCGTGGAGTAGCGCCGAAGCCGAGACACCTTTACTGGGCTGCTTTTCGTCATCCTGTGAGTCGAGCAGCGCCGCATCCATCGAAGGCCATCCTCTTACTGATACTGATGGAATAGAGGCTTCATTATCCGGTCCAAGAATCGCGCCGTTCGTAGTCTTGTGCATGATCGGATCCTGACCAGATGATTGTTCGATTTGCGACTGCAACTGCCGGGTGCTGCTGTCCTCATGACGGTCCGCCTGGCGTTGCGACGAAGCCCACGGCAGAGAGTCGTTACTAGACTCGTCGTCATCCCGTTCCTCCGATAGAGGCACGGGCGGAAACCCCTGGAGCGGGTCTGCGGTTTGTAAGCGCAGCGGTGTATCAGTCGGGCCCTGTCTCACAGCGGCGTCTCTTGTCTTCGCCTTGTCGAATGGGCTCGTCAAGGATGCAATAGCCTCTTTACCCATCGCTGCTTGTATGTAGGATATGAAGTCGCTTTGATCGACCATAGGATCATCTTCCGGCAGGTCGACTCCTCGAACTAGCTTCTGCTTGTGCTGAGCTTCTTGGCTCGCTAGATTGGCCTCTGTCAGTGCATCTCCACGCCGTTGAGAGGCTTCATCGTCGAAATCCCCATCTTCCTCGATGAACGagtcctcgccatcctcgttGACAGTCCCACCTATCGACTTCGATGGTGTTTCGCGTGCATGCGCCGTCGCTCGATCCGCCTCGGCCTGCAGCTGGGCCGCTGCTTCACGATTCGCATCTGATGTGATGAGTTGAGAGCTGGATGGAGCTTCATGATCATCTACATCTAGCATATGCGCCCGCACAGAGGCCTGCAGGGACCGTAACCCTGGGACATTGTCGAACGCCTCTCGCAGGTCAGCATCAACGGTCCGCGCTACTCTCGATTGTGTTGAAGCCGGCGCTCCTCGAGACCTGTCCTTCATGACCATCTTCGCAGAGAATGACTTTTGAGATGCCGCTCTACTTGCATTGCTCCCACGCCGCGGATGGACGGGACTACGTTTCCGCTTCATGCCACTCTGGCCTGTGGGCTGCCCGGGCGGAGAAGTCATTGCGTCTGAGGCCTGTCCGTCGCCTGAAATATCTCCTTGTTGCTCGATTTCTTCGGCTGCCTCATTGCGGTCGGAACGCTCGGATTCTTGATCATTATCTTCGTCATTGCGAGGAGCGTCCTGCTCTAATTCGGATAACACATTGCCGAAATTCATTTTGAGCCGCTCTCTAATGTAGACAGGCCGGACTTCAGTCTCGTAGAACTCCTGCCATTCCTCCGCTGTGTGATGCCGGAATTCATCCTCCTGGGCAAAGTGTTTCCATGCTGTCTTGTAAAATTTGTGAGGAACTGTTTCCAAGTGTTCGGCTTCAGCCATCACTGTGTCGAAGTCTGCTTGCTCGAAGACAGGCCCAGACCTCCCGGCGACTTGCTTTTCCGGAGAGGCTGTGACCTTTCGACGCTTTGGCGAGGGTCGAGGCGTCGTTTCCCGTGCCGACCTGCCATTGGATATCTGATCGTTATCTGGCGCAGTAGGTGGACTGGGCGGCGCATTGGCAGCTACCATGACGCCCGCAGGCGGTTTTCCCAGGAGCTTCTTGACGTATCGGTCTCGCCATGACTGCCATGTATGCCGTGGGTTGACGGCTTCCAATCGTTTGTACACGTCGTTTCCTTTGCTTGCTTCTCCGTTCGCCTTTGCCGTTTCCACCCATCGCCATAAGATCTTGTCATCCGCCGCCGAGAAAGGAGTCCTGAAAGACTTCCCTGGTATCACTGATCCTGCTTCCCGCGCTGTTCCGACTTGAGGTCCTGCGGGGTGTTCCAAGGGATCTGGAAGTGCGCCTTTGCGGATTGCTTGCTCGACAAATGTGTAGGAAAGACTGCCGGCGGGTGCATCTTTGCGCGCATGGTCGGCGATGACATAGTCGGCATTCGTTTCGAGCTTCACGATGCGACCTGCATTGCTCTCGATGTCCGCGATCAGATGTGAGCGAGCGGGGAGTCGCTGGACCAGGAAGAAGCTCTTGCCCTCGAGTAGCCGGCCGACCGCAGGACTACCACCTGCGCCATTCGTTACGAGGACTGGGGCGTCCGCCATGGTGTAGTtgaggtgttgttgtcgtgtCGCATGGATTCGATGTTGCGATAGAGGTGGGGATCTTCGAAGCTCGGACTGGGGAGACGCGATCCGCATGAACTTTGACCAGGAACACGCGTCTTCCTAGGTAGGCCTGCATCGCACTTCACCTTCTTCTATCACCAGCATCACATTGAAACATCGTCGTGGTCCGCCATCCCAGTACCGACAGCATCGTCCAGGAGAATGCACTCAACATGGGCGCCCTTCGCAACATCGTCATCGCGGTTCTCGCCATATCCTTTCTGACATTTGTGGCTCTATTTGGACGCCTGCCTGCTCTGAGGAAGACACCCATCGGCTGGCTCCAACGGCTATTATGCCTGCACATACCCAGTGGGTTGAGGAGTGCCGATCGGAGCCTGACCGGAGGACGAGTCACAAGGAAGAGCAAGCGACTTGGGCAATATCTGTTCTACGAGAAGAATCCGATTGTCCTGGTAGGCGGCTTGTGTTGACTTGCAAAGACATCACCCAGCTAAGTAAGTCTCAGATCATATTTCTTTTCATCCTCACTGGAAGCGCTTTTCTTTTCTTGTACAACACGACACATCTCTTGACGAGAAGCCAACTTCTACCGGTCCCAGTCCTGGTTGGCATGCCATACATCTTCACATACCTCTCGGTCACCGGCCGAGCTCACTACATCAGCAAAGCAAATCTCAACGCCCGCATGCTCGACTATCCATATGACAACGCTCTGTTCCGACCGAACAACCACTGTCCGACTTGCGACATTGTTAAGCCAGCACGATCCAAACACTGCAGTCTCTGCGGTACCTGCGTGGCCAAGTGTGATCATCACTGTCCTTGGGTCAACAACTGTCTGGGCCGTGGGAACTACCGCTACTTTCTTGCACTGCTGCTGTCACTCGGCATGGTCCAAATCTACGGCGCTCATCTCAGCTGGCAGCTGGTGAAGAAGTACGTCGTCATCGACCCATCGAACCCGCTGTTCTCTCGCGCTCGGATGACCAATCTAGGCCATGCGTTCGTGATCGCCGTCAATCGCGGCGGTATATCCGTGTCTGGAGTGGGGCTCCTCGCTGCTTCTACCGCATCACTGCCTCTTGGTCTGCTCGCCTACCACTTGTATCTGATCTGGGCTGGCATGACAACAAACGAGTCTCAGAAATGGTCCGACTGGAAGGAGGACATAAGCGATGGCTGTGTCTTCAAGACGCGACTCGCTGATCTTAGGAGGCACTACCAGCTGAAGAATGATGGCAAGTACAATCCTGCTATGACGGACTTCGAGAGCGCCTCCGACAGGAATATTTGGTGGCCGGTCAATAGTGACCAGGTGCTGGTGCGGACTGATGATGGAAGGCCACCCATAGGACAGGATATGCTTTGGACGCGGATCTGGAGTCTGGACGAGGTCGACAATATCTACGATCTTGGTGGCTGGCAGAATTTTGTAGAGGTGTTCAGAGGCAACTGAAAGAAGCAGCGTCCAAGTGTTGTCGTAGCAAGCATTATCCAGCCCACCGCAAGAAGACACATTCGCTACAGGTCAAAGACTTGAGCCGTCATCGAGGTGTCCATGATTTCAGTCGAAGCTAATCTTCTTACCCGAAAAGACCACCGGAacggccttcttctccttcgccttcttcgcagcctcCCAACTGGGATGCAGCGGTCCAGTATCGTCGCGCTCCTTCGGCTTCTTGGCCTCTCCTTTCCTGGGTCCGAGAGGCTGCGCGTTGGCCGCGTTTGCAAATCGATGCGGTTTCTCATCTCTGCCTCCCACCGCACCTCGCTTCGCATCCCAGCCTTGATTCCGATCTTGTGTCTTCACATGCTTAGCTTTGGTGCCAAATTTCTTCTCCCAGATGGCCTGTCGAGCGCGTTGGCCACGGCGATTCTTCTTCGGTGCAATGTCTAGATCGTCGTCAAGATCGGATCCGCTGCCCGATATATAGCCTCCCATACTGAGAGACGGGATGAAAGCAGACTTTTTgattgctgttgttgctgctttCTTGGGTTTTGCTTTCTCTATCTCTCCCTCCGAGTCGGTTCGTGACGATGCGTCGTCGAGGGACAGATCGGCTGCAGGATCGTATTTGTTGGTCGAAGTCGGCTTTCGTGATAGTCCTTCCTCAGCCAGCATACGCTCAAGTTCTTCAACGTCGGACGTCTCTGCCATGTTACTCTCATCGTCAGAGGATGCCAGACGGCCACGGTAATCATCCATCTCAACGTCCGAGTGCTCATCGCTCTCTGCCATAGCCTCGatatcgtcctcctcctgtGTATCTACCGCGGCAGCTTTGACTTCCGCTTTCTCGCCTGCCGCTACATTCTCATAGTCCTTCGCTCTtaacctcttcttcttcgccggagCGGCAACCTCGTCCACAATCCCAAATACAGCCTTTACCCTTGTCATAGCAGGTGCGAACACCTCCTTCACCGGATTTGAGTTGCACAGTCGGGCGTTCACGTTCAAAGATGGAGCGTCGGAGGGTAAGGGTTTCGGCTTGCTGATTTCCACAGGCAGTTCCAGACATGTCGCTACAGCCTTTATTTT containing:
- the MgSte20 gene encoding p21-activated protein kinase (p21-activated protein kinae) — its product is MRSPRQRYSDEAKDSKSGKKKSGFSSFMNNLVGAPRKPTISAPENPVHVTHVGYDQETGEFTGLPKEWQRTLQANGITEQEQRKNPQAIIDVVTFFNENAGDTGSDDYTYHKFDNAHPHDSPQSLGPQGYNQNGASPGGYIGSPPASPRFPKNGQESFENPRAPPPVPGGMSQGLGMPPSRAVSQSNGGMLPLRPAPKPPGSQSASLVPQRAAPPAPNAQREYPRTDDGLPAVRYAPPTINDVSSNSNSPQSRSRANTGPSQQYQPQAPVSSPQQYQHQQEQAMKAAQQQMKQTTLERSQSQRQQPNPGFQPPITNLPPLNESRQVPHPAAVDPRLGPAPRPRQRPRQSITNAEVVTRLQNICNAADPTKKYRNLIKIGQGASGGVYTAYELGTNKCVAIKQMNLEQQPKKDLIINEILVMKDSKHKNVVNFMDSFLVKGDLWVVMEYMEGGSLTDVVTFNMMSEGQISAVCRETLHGLQFLHSKGVIHRDIKSDNILLSMEGSIKLTDFGFCAQINESHMKRTTMVGTPYWMAPEVVTRKEYGRKIDIWSLGIMAIEMIEGEPPYLTESPLRALYLIATNGTPAIKEEHNLTPVFRDFLAFALKVDPEKRASAHDLLKHAFIQTAEPLATLAPLVKAARLARIEERKNKGN